ACAGCCTGTTGGAGATCTTTGGCAGTGCGGGAAACTTGCACAAGGCGGCGAAATCTCATGAGACTCCGCTCCATGCGATCGCGACTAATTCCTGCTACGGGGTAACGACGCTCGGCGGAAGGGGTGCGAATGTATTGAATACTATTGTCGATCGCTTGCAACAGATTGGGGCGATCACTCTCTAATAGATCATCGGTCAGATCAAGGCTGAGCGGATTAACCGCACGTGGTGAAATCGGGGCGATCGCCTGAGCGAGTTTTAATTCCGCCGCCTCAACTGGCGCTTGAAATTCTGTCTGCATATAGCAGGGTGGCACAGCACAAATCAAACCCACCCAAGTTGCAAATAAAACATCACCACCACGATATAACCATGATTGCCATGACGTGGATCGCCCTTTCCCCAATGTTTGATTTCCCGATTTTCGATGTGCCGATTTCTGATATTGAGGCGATCGCTGTAATCGGTCATAGGCATGAATGTGATTATGGTTAGAGCCTGTCACCCTTAAGAACTCCTCGTTAAAGCTTTTCTGGAATTAATTGCAACCTGTATTATGGCAGCCAATCAAGGGATTGGACAATTTTTGTTAATTCATTGGGAGTCATATATGCCCTAGAACTACAGAAAATTGGCTTGTCTTGGCGTACTCTCTTAACCTCAATCGTGGCAACTTGATAAAAGGGCGATGTACCTGCGGGGAAAGTCCACATATTCGTTTGGGGTAATTTACCCATTGCCTCCGAAATTGGTTGACTGCGTTGTCCTCTGGAAATATCAATATTGAGATCCACCTCACCTAAAATTTGGCTATTGACCTTGCGGGAATATTTGCCATCAGGACCACCAATGCCACCACCGATCGCATTTACCTCAAAGCAATTGTTTTGGAAATTGCGATAGACAATCGTATAGCTAGGGCCAAATCGACATACCCCCTTAGCATTGCGCTGAGCATTCGCAGGACATGGCGTGATCTGCACATCCGCTACACGAAATCCTTTGGGCACATAACTCGGTACGGCGATCTCAATCCCCAAGGACTTTAGTAATAACTTTTGCTGATTATTCAAACCGCCATTATTGGTTTGGCTGTTAGTAGGAGTATTTATTTGGGCATTAGCAAATGGAGTCCCTAATGACAAAGCCCCTAAAGTGCCAACCATTAGGAATGCTCGAAATAGATTGCTGTTGATTGTAGATTTACTTATCATATCTAGTCTCTAAACTCTCTCAATATTTGACGTTAATACTAGATTTTTGTTCATACAAACGATTGAGCCATTGGGGATCAATATTGAAGTGATAACAGATTTTCAGCAATTGATTGAGCATAGCGTGGCGATAAATTCCTCTTTGCTGAAATCTCCGTGCTGAGGTTGTCACTTTGCCTTTGGCTATGACTGGCTGAGACAATCGGCAAAGGCGATCGCTCAATACCGTATCTTCAAAAATATCAAGATCGGGGACATTACCAACCGTCGCTAGAAATTGGCGATCGGCAAATGGACAATGATCAAAATAGACAATTCCTTTTTGTTTAACTCGCACATTGTCGGAATACCAAGAGGTAAAGCGCAGTAGCCAATGGGAAATATCGAAACTATGCTGAAATGCGCCCCATTGATAACCTGAACCTAACACCTCCTCAATTAGCTGTAAAGCAATGCCCTCTGGTAATAGTGTGGCAGGATGATGTAATAAAACAACCTCACCCTGACTAATTGCAATTCCCTCATTGAGTCTCTGAGCGCGATTTCGAGCTAGCGATCGCACAACTTGGATTTCAGCAAACTGAGACGCATATTCCTCTAAAACTCGATCAGTTCCATCATCACTAGCACTGACAACAGCAATAATTTCCTTTTCCCCATTTTGTGAAACTAAATTATTGAGAATACTTTCTAGATAACCATGCCTAATTTCATTGAGACATGGAAGAATTATCGAAAACTGCATAGATTTACCAAATGTGACGCTAAATAGTTTGAGAGAGTATGTCTCTTCGGGGCATACTCTCTCAAACTATTTAGGATTGCTATATTATTTTAGAAACATCCAAAAACTTTGGCTATGAATAATCTAGATCCCAATCAAGATTTTAATCAGGAATTACAGCAAATACAAAAAGTGGAAGAAGAGGAAAAAGCAATAAATACTTCTTCAATACTCATCGTTGATGACACCCTTTATAACATTCAACTGTTATCCCTAATGCTCATCAGACAAGGTTATGTGGTTGAACAAGCAACAAATGGTCAAGAAGCCTTAGAAAAAGCGACTCAACTCTTACCTGACATAATTTTGCTTGATATTCGGATGCCTGATATTGATGGTTATGAAGTTTGTAAAATCCTCAAAGCTAATCCTACAACCCAAGGAATCCCGATCATTTTCATTAGTTCCATTGAAGAGCCATCGGAAAAGGTAGAAGCGTTTTCTGTAGGCGGTGTGGACTATATTAGTAAGCCGTTTCAATTAATCGAAGTCCTAGCCAGAATCGAAACCCATCTGCGATTATGTTCTCTCCAAAAGAAATTACAAGAACAAAATGAACAGTTACAATTATCCGCTTCAGTATTGGCGCGATCGCTAAAACAAGAGCGAGAACTTAGTGAAATGAAAACTAACTTTATCTCAGTTGTCTCCCATGAGTTCCGCACTCCCCTTACTACGATTCAGAGTGCTGCTGAGCTACTAGAACACTATGAATGGACAAAAGAGGAACAAACTGAACAATTGCATCAAATCCAATCGGAAGTGAAGCATATGACTGAATTAATGGAAGATGTGCTATTCCTTAGTCGGACTAATGCCAACAAGGCAAAGCTAAATGTAACTGAATTTGATCTTTTAAAATTTTGCAAGCAACTAATACGCCAAATCCAAAGAACATTTGGTAAAAACTATAACCTCCATTCATCATTCCATCATTCAGTGAATGATATATCAATTGATAATCCTCATCTACAACAGGATATTCCTCAATTTACAGTGCAAATGGATGAGAAACTCTTACGTCAAATCCTTTCAAATCTAATCACTAATGCAATTAAGTATTCTCCTGAAAATAAAGATATTGATTTTCAAATGATCATTGATCAGGAGAATGCGATCTTCATCATCAGTGATCATGGGATCGGTATTCCTGAAGAAGACTTAACCCATTTATTTAGCGCATTTCATCGAGGTAAAAATGTTGGTATATTACCTGGTACAGGATTAGGTTTATCAATTGTTAAAAACTGTGTAGATATTCACAATGGTTTAATATCTGTCAAGAGTCAATTAAATATAGGAACAGAATTTAGAGTTACCTTACCAATTGATAATCATCTAACAACCTAGAGAAATTTTGGACAGGGCTGCTTTGCAGCCCTGTCCAAAATTTCTCTAGATCTACTATTTATGCAAGATGCTGTATGTCTAATTTTGAGTAACGATATCTATCGGTATAATGTCCTTAAGGATACTGCAAGGCTAGCATGAAAAAAATTCTCCTAATCGAAGATAATCCCAACGTTTTGCAAAACACATCAAGAATGCTGCAAGCTGAGGGCTATATGGTAATCACGGCGAATAATGGTCGCCAAGGTCTAGACATGGCTCAGCAGCAAATCCCTAGCTTAATCATTTGCGATATTATGATGCCAGAGATTGATGGCTATGGAGTTATTAGCGCATTACGGAATAATCCTGCAACCACTGCAATTCCTTTTATATTTCTCAGTGCTAAGTCTGATAAAACTGACTTTCGTCAAGGCATGGAACTTGGTTCCGATGACTACCTGACTAAGCCATTTACCAGAGACGAATTACTTGGTGCAATTAATGCTCAGTTTAAAAAGCAAGAGATCATCAATAGTTATTACAAGCAAGAATTAGATAATTTACGCGGCAATATCTCTAAGTCATTACCCCATCAGTTGCTGTTTCCTGCGATCGAGGTAATGGGTTTGGCAGATATCTTGGTTAAAAATTATCATGCGATGGAAGCTCATGAAGTGCCCGATATCGGTAAGCGAATTCGGAAAGCGGGTCGAAATATGCATGAGATGGTGAAAAAATTTCTGCTGTATGCTGAGTTAGAGTCAACTGAAAATAATACCGAGTGGATGAGCCAGATCCGCAATAGTAAGACAACTTTCGTCGATATTGAGATCTCCAGTTGTGCTAGGAAAATTGCGGAACATTATAATCGCGCCTCAGATTTAGTTGTTGAGATTAAGGACGAGACTATTCAAATCTCCGATTCTTATTTGAATGTAATCGCTAAGGAAATCATTGATAACGGATTTAAGTTTTCTCCTGAAGGCACAACTGTCAGCGTATCAGGGAGCAGCAATCAAACAGAATATTGTCTATGTGTTACCGACCGTGGTCAGGGGATCGAGCCTGAACAGATTGCAACTTTTGGTGCTTACATGAAGTTTGAGAAGAAACTATATATTCAACAAGGAACTGGTTTAGGTTTAGCGATCGCCAAAAGACTGATTGAACTACATGGTGGACGCTTAGAAATTGAGAGTATTCCCTACGAACTAACTCAAGTAAAAGTGTTTTTACCAATCATTAAAACAGCATAAGGCTCTTGCGGATAAAAAATGTCCCACCAAAGTTATCTAGCTTCGACTTCGCTCAGCTAACGTTGGCTGAGCGAAGTCGAAGCCACAGGTACTTTAGTTAATAGCAAGTCCCTAAGTAGCCCAAAAGCTTCAAGTATTTTTGGGAAGTGTGGCAAAGCCACACTTCCCAAAAATTTCTTGGTGAGCAACAAGCCCTGTAGGTGATTTGCGTCACTCTCATCGCTTAGTTTGGTCACGGATACAGTCTGTGATAGTCACCAGTAGATTTAGTTGGTGATCACTGTGGATAGAAGAGAATTGTTAGAACATAGGAACTGTGCAGATCGTCCTATGGTAATCCAAAGTTATGATTATTCTATCTTCCTCTGAAATTCAGCCAATCAATTTACTAACCCCTTGGGGTGATGAAAAAGGAATTTATTATTTGGGTAAAACCTTTTTACCGATTAATATTCATCCCAACCAAGAGGAAGCGATCGCAGCTTGTCGTCGTGATTTAGATGAAGGAATGCTCTCCATCGTTGTCGATGAGGGGGATCGGGTTTCTCTATGGTGGTATTTTTCTGAATATACGGGTTTCTGAAACATTGTGAAAAAATATTGTTCTGAGATTAAGCCTAGGAACTTTAAGAATATGTAGTTTGACCCCGTAAAAAAGTGACTGCCTCACCTTTGAGCAAAACTCGCTCTCCGCGATCGCTTACCTCAAGATTACCTGTCCTCTGTGATAATTGTTTGGCTTTGAGACTCCCCTTACCGAGACGTTTTGACCAATAGGGAGTCAGACTACAATGGGCTGAACCAGTGACGGGATCTTCAGGAATTCCCGCTTTGGGGGCAAAAAAGCGCGATACAAAATCATAGTCCTGACCTGCATCGGCGATCGCTGTAATAATAAATCCAAATCCATCTAACTGAGCGATAAGCTCATAGGGGGGATCAAAATCTTGAACGGCTGACTCAGACTCTAAAACTACAGCTAGATAATCTGCACTTTGTCCAAGAGATATATAGGAACGATCGCCAAAAATATGTTTAAGCACCAGTTGCGATCGATCTGAGCAATTCTGATAAAAAGCCGCAGGAAAATCCATAACGATCAAATTATCTTCAAAGCTAATTTGGAGATCACCGCTCAGGGTCGAAAAAATAAGTGGGGTATCGGTAGCGATCGCCTCGATTTCACGGAGATAATGCGCCATGGCAAGAGTGGCATGGCCACATAGTGGAACCTCTCGTTTTGGCGTA
The sequence above is drawn from the Pseudanabaena yagii GIHE-NHR1 genome and encodes:
- a CDS encoding hybrid sensor histidine kinase/response regulator, coding for MKKILLIEDNPNVLQNTSRMLQAEGYMVITANNGRQGLDMAQQQIPSLIICDIMMPEIDGYGVISALRNNPATTAIPFIFLSAKSDKTDFRQGMELGSDDYLTKPFTRDELLGAINAQFKKQEIINSYYKQELDNLRGNISKSLPHQLLFPAIEVMGLADILVKNYHAMEAHEVPDIGKRIRKAGRNMHEMVKKFLLYAELESTENNTEWMSQIRNSKTTFVDIEISSCARKIAEHYNRASDLVVEIKDETIQISDSYLNVIAKEIIDNGFKFSPEGTTVSVSGSSNQTEYCLCVTDRGQGIEPEQIATFGAYMKFEKKLYIQQGTGLGLAIAKRLIELHGGRLEIESIPYELTQVKVFLPIIKTA
- a CDS encoding glycosyltransferase gives rise to the protein MQFSIILPCLNEIRHGYLESILNNLVSQNGEKEIIAVVSASDDGTDRVLEEYASQFAEIQVVRSLARNRAQRLNEGIAISQGEVVLLHHPATLLPEGIALQLIEEVLGSGYQWGAFQHSFDISHWLLRFTSWYSDNVRVKQKGIVYFDHCPFADRQFLATVGNVPDLDIFEDTVLSDRLCRLSQPVIAKGKVTTSARRFQQRGIYRHAMLNQLLKICYHFNIDPQWLNRLYEQKSSINVKY
- a CDS encoding PhzF family phenazine biosynthesis protein, which translates into the protein MQLTIAIIDAFTNQVFQGNPAATALVDKFPEDAQMQQIAAEINLSETAFVKPLGKNHFQLRWFTPKREVPLCGHATLAMAHYLREIEAIATDTPLIFSTLSGDLQISFEDNLIVMDFPAAFYQNCSDRSQLVLKHIFGDRSYISLGQSADYLAVVLESESAVQDFDPPYELIAQLDGFGFIITAIADAGQDYDFVSRFFAPKAGIPEDPVTGSAHCSLTPYWSKRLGKGSLKAKQLSQRTGNLEVSDRGERVLLKGEAVTFLRGQTTYS
- a CDS encoding hybrid sensor histidine kinase/response regulator gives rise to the protein MNNLDPNQDFNQELQQIQKVEEEEKAINTSSILIVDDTLYNIQLLSLMLIRQGYVVEQATNGQEALEKATQLLPDIILLDIRMPDIDGYEVCKILKANPTTQGIPIIFISSIEEPSEKVEAFSVGGVDYISKPFQLIEVLARIETHLRLCSLQKKLQEQNEQLQLSASVLARSLKQERELSEMKTNFISVVSHEFRTPLTTIQSAAELLEHYEWTKEEQTEQLHQIQSEVKHMTELMEDVLFLSRTNANKAKLNVTEFDLLKFCKQLIRQIQRTFGKNYNLHSSFHHSVNDISIDNPHLQQDIPQFTVQMDEKLLRQILSNLITNAIKYSPENKDIDFQMIIDQENAIFIISDHGIGIPEEDLTHLFSAFHRGKNVGILPGTGLGLSIVKNCVDIHNGLISVKSQLNIGTEFRVTLPIDNHLTT